From Chryseobacterium gallinarum, one genomic window encodes:
- a CDS encoding FUSC family protein, whose translation MNYSAELKKFVTSQYVYSAIRITLATVLPCLVLAHFGILKEYFLFPLGTSFVALTDQPGPFIRRRNALAFAICCFVFVALIASLVMNFKILVLLEIIVFGMFFSLIGVYGQRLAAVGSLSLVVLAIFIDGHLTGSNILKSLLIFACGCIWFLLIFLVVTTIRPYKLAGQMIGENYLQLAEFLKIKANYYQKNPDFNKLTTQVIAKQIEIKNLQEDTRETVFKTRTIVNESTTTSRLLMLMFLNSMDLHEKLMTSESDYQKLQQSFEDSMILVNIHDYLNLLAEEITNIGIALQSGTRAKPMFNLELELKNLNYHYFELRNKQLSPDNLENFMILRQILMRINEITKEINEIYKVFSQNVKLAKSLSTGLDLKKFMPNEPKLNAKVLRNNISLSSSHFRHAIRITTALLLGYLFSMFDFLGLGHTYWILITITAILKPAYSITKKRNLLRLYGTITGAVIAYIILHFIHINGILFAILLISMIMCFSFLKGRYYWAVLFMTIYVFLSFNFLNPGKIDIIFKDRVLDTAIAGIIAFAVSYIILPVWEHTQNLDLMKKSAADNLIYFQSVISKFLQGDFDLEDYKVKRKNAIISLANLSDNFQRMISDPKNQQKKLEVVHQFVATSHLITAYTASLSQYSKSNEQYPEIDAESWSRKIEAEMQQTSTLLNGENITEALRMESRLEPEDSSIEDMLLKRKTEIEENDIIDRRDPDKISHLTELKNIHDILELIYDVAKEQRKVIEKYRAEKVGES comes from the coding sequence ATGAACTATTCGGCGGAGCTTAAAAAATTTGTAACCAGTCAATATGTATATTCTGCAATCAGAATTACATTAGCTACTGTTCTGCCTTGCCTGGTCCTTGCCCACTTCGGCATTTTAAAAGAATACTTCTTATTTCCTCTGGGGACCAGCTTCGTAGCGCTTACCGATCAGCCAGGACCTTTTATCCGAAGGAGAAACGCTCTTGCCTTTGCCATCTGCTGCTTTGTTTTTGTGGCACTTATTGCCAGTTTGGTGATGAACTTCAAAATCCTGGTACTTCTTGAGATTATTGTATTCGGAATGTTTTTTTCCCTGATCGGAGTATACGGGCAAAGGCTGGCTGCCGTGGGTTCGTTATCATTGGTGGTACTCGCCATCTTTATTGACGGACATCTTACCGGAAGCAATATCTTAAAGAGCTTGCTTATCTTTGCCTGCGGATGTATCTGGTTTTTGCTTATATTTCTTGTTGTAACAACCATTCGTCCTTATAAGCTGGCAGGTCAGATGATTGGAGAAAACTACCTTCAGCTGGCTGAATTTTTAAAGATAAAAGCCAATTATTACCAGAAAAATCCTGATTTTAATAAGCTTACTACCCAGGTTATTGCCAAACAGATTGAAATCAAAAACCTGCAGGAAGATACCAGGGAAACAGTTTTCAAAACAAGGACAATTGTTAATGAATCTACTACCACCAGCCGTTTGCTGATGCTGATGTTCCTGAATTCTATGGACCTTCATGAAAAGCTGATGACTTCTGAAAGTGATTATCAGAAACTGCAGCAAAGCTTTGAAGACAGCATGATCCTGGTCAATATTCATGATTATCTCAACCTTCTGGCTGAAGAAATTACCAATATCGGGATTGCTCTTCAGAGCGGTACCCGCGCAAAGCCGATGTTCAATCTTGAGCTTGAACTAAAAAACCTCAATTATCACTATTTCGAGCTCAGGAATAAACAATTATCTCCCGACAACCTGGAAAATTTCATGATCCTGCGCCAGATCCTGATGCGCATCAATGAAATTACCAAAGAGATCAACGAAATTTATAAAGTATTTTCCCAGAATGTAAAACTGGCAAAAAGTTTATCCACCGGATTAGACTTAAAGAAGTTCATGCCCAATGAGCCCAAACTTAATGCTAAGGTTTTAAGGAATAATATCTCTTTATCTTCTTCCCATTTTCGTCATGCCATAAGGATTACAACCGCTTTACTGCTGGGCTACCTTTTCTCTATGTTCGATTTTCTGGGACTGGGGCATACCTACTGGATATTAATTACGATTACTGCCATTTTAAAGCCGGCTTATTCCATTACCAAGAAGCGAAATCTTCTGCGTCTTTACGGAACTATTACAGGGGCTGTCATAGCTTATATAATTCTGCATTTTATCCATATTAACGGAATATTGTTCGCCATATTACTGATCAGCATGATCATGTGTTTCAGCTTTTTGAAAGGACGTTATTATTGGGCCGTATTATTTATGACCATTTATGTTTTCCTGAGTTTCAATTTTTTAAACCCCGGAAAAATAGACATTATATTCAAAGACAGGGTTTTAGATACTGCAATTGCAGGCATCATCGCTTTTGCTGTATCATATATTATATTGCCTGTATGGGAGCATACCCAAAACCTGGATCTGATGAAAAAATCTGCTGCAGATAACCTCATCTATTTCCAAAGTGTTATTTCTAAGTTTCTACAGGGTGATTTTGACCTTGAAGATTATAAGGTAAAGCGGAAAAATGCGATCATTTCCCTGGCCAATCTTTCCGATAATTTTCAAAGAATGATTTCCGATCCCAAGAACCAGCAGAAAAAACTGGAAGTCGTTCATCAGTTTGTAGCCACCTCCCATCTTATCACAGCTTATACGGCTTCTTTGTCTCAATATTCTAAAAGCAATGAGCAATATCCTGAAATAGACGCTGAAAGCTGGAGCAGAAAAATTGAAGCCGAAATGCAGCAAACCTCAACTTTACTGAACGGGGAGAATATTACTGAAGCTCTTAGGATGGAAAGCCGTCTTGAACCTGAAGATTCTTCCATTGAAGATATGCTTCTGAAAAGAAAAACTGAAATTGAGGAAAATGATATCATCGACAGAAGGGATCCCGACAAGATTTCTCATCTTACGGAGCTTAAAAACATCCATGATATTCTTGAACTGATCTATGATGTTGCCAAAGAACAGAGAAAAGTAATTGAAAAATACAGGGCTGAAAAGGTAGGAGAATCCTAA
- the porU gene encoding type IX secretion system sortase PorU yields the protein MKRKITLLSLIAFASTLYAQRNTIEWNGSKIQDFGDTKLNLPIFKNEGFSFSQNNVFIVTKQKIGEKQLKVSDLAWESVSNRDLFELEKSTLPDYDIADVSYYTVDGERYASINVALFKNVNGRVQRLSSFNVSEASAPLNMTGGVNKIGTTNNPLSSGNFYKIKVDKSGIFKITSQFLRDNGINPASVNPKNFRIYGNGGIMLPEFNQDPRYDALQENAIQVVGEDDGVWNDQDYALFYAQGPDGYNLYSTSNGNGFKRTDTRSDRSQNVKNIYEDFSYYYINFDKGAGKRVQNMDVNLPAQLITRYDSYQVINNDQKNLMKVGRTWVEDAPFSTEKTVTLTTNSPIQATDVIRYGTRVIGSTAQQNTIEIKINDKNPSVYTVPADTPTYGYVFFPIKYFGTISNLTGNQITFTYNPNISVNPNGVFYLDYVEVQYKENLTFNGSQMNFRDYSIVSGSNNNYGFSISNASNIEQVWDVTDITNASRKVNKAGAGTFSFGYIASDQYFNNEFVAFRSDAAFTPQFVGRVNNQNLSALQNVDYLILTVPEMMGQAQRLASYHQTKNNYKVEIVDVNKIYEEFGSGSKDLTAIRDFVTKLNTTQGKLKYVFILGDASFDYKNRVPNNTNVVPSYQSEYSSDVISSFVTDDYIVMTQPQTASVIENNLPDIPVGRIPAANVSEAGDMISKTLAYYNSHSGQSSPFGEWRMKLDFVVDDDRDGGSPFHDVMNNTLVNIFEQPGQQDLKEYNVRKLYMDAFPAQSTAAGPRFPQVTQGITNAIGNSLYLFYFGHGGINGWAQERVLTSTEIQNSNNFSNIYSRFPFVSTITCEFTLWDDPATYSAGEQFIKLKQGGAAAMITSSRAIGVDYGRDFTDIYTKNIFKLTNDDFDTLGYAHLIAKKQKGANSNHLKVNLLGDPAMKLSRPQRLLVIDNIETPVPGLIRGLDFVKIKGHINNPNGTLNNTFNGRVSINIFDKRLNKKTLNNNGALSPVLNYTEEGSPIVKAAGTAVNGVFTAEFYVPKDINYAVGEGRILTYADNKVTDVFNNQAVQVGDINPNGVNDNQPPKVKLYMNNTNFADGGITNQNPMLLACLTDDTGINSTGSGVGHDITVYLDGQIINTVVLNDFYAAGEGNGCLNPGLADYQKGNVTYPFKNLAIGQHQLTFKVWDINNNSTTATLNFEVKDESDQHLTINRPLNWPNPFTNKTYIQFEHNCDDILNVNVQIYTITGRLVRTLSQAVVAEPFLQGFRTPRQAIEWDGRDDFGSTVAKGTYIFKIFAKSQNQEKCKGSATAVEKMVLLK from the coding sequence ATGAAACGAAAAATTACGCTTTTATCTTTAATCGCTTTTGCATCAACACTTTACGCTCAAAGAAACACCATAGAATGGAATGGCTCTAAAATTCAGGATTTTGGCGATACAAAATTAAATCTCCCTATTTTTAAAAATGAGGGGTTTTCGTTTAGCCAAAATAACGTTTTTATAGTAACTAAACAAAAAATTGGAGAAAAGCAGTTGAAAGTTTCTGATCTGGCATGGGAAAGTGTTTCCAACAGAGACTTGTTCGAATTGGAAAAAAGCACGTTACCGGATTATGATATTGCTGATGTTTCCTATTATACGGTAGATGGTGAAAGGTATGCCAGCATCAACGTTGCTCTATTTAAAAATGTGAACGGGCGTGTTCAGAGATTATCTTCTTTCAATGTTTCAGAAGCTTCAGCTCCGCTAAATATGACAGGCGGTGTCAACAAAATAGGAACCACCAATAATCCTTTATCCAGCGGAAACTTTTATAAAATAAAGGTTGACAAGTCCGGCATATTTAAAATTACATCACAGTTTTTAAGGGATAACGGAATTAATCCAGCATCTGTTAATCCTAAAAATTTCAGAATTTATGGAAACGGAGGAATTATGCTTCCTGAATTTAACCAGGATCCACGGTATGATGCCCTGCAGGAAAATGCCATTCAGGTAGTGGGAGAAGATGACGGGGTATGGAATGATCAGGATTATGCTCTCTTCTATGCACAGGGTCCTGACGGATACAATTTATACAGTACCAGCAATGGAAATGGATTTAAAAGAACAGATACCAGATCCGACCGGAGCCAGAATGTAAAAAATATATACGAAGATTTTTCTTACTATTATATTAATTTCGATAAAGGTGCCGGAAAAAGAGTTCAGAACATGGATGTCAACCTTCCTGCCCAACTGATTACAAGATATGACAGCTATCAGGTAATCAATAATGATCAGAAGAATCTTATGAAAGTAGGAAGAACCTGGGTGGAAGATGCTCCTTTCAGCACGGAAAAGACCGTTACACTTACGACCAATTCTCCTATACAGGCAACAGATGTTATCAGGTACGGTACCAGGGTCATAGGTTCCACTGCACAGCAGAATACGATTGAAATCAAAATCAATGATAAAAACCCGTCAGTCTATACGGTTCCTGCAGATACGCCTACTTACGGATATGTTTTTTTCCCAATAAAATATTTCGGGACTATATCCAACCTGACAGGAAATCAGATTACCTTTACATATAACCCCAATATTTCTGTAAACCCCAACGGAGTCTTCTACCTGGATTATGTAGAAGTACAATATAAGGAAAACCTGACCTTTAACGGTTCACAAATGAACTTCAGGGATTACTCAATTGTAAGCGGAAGCAACAACAACTATGGTTTCAGCATTTCCAATGCTTCCAATATAGAACAGGTTTGGGATGTTACCGATATCACCAATGCCAGCAGGAAGGTAAATAAAGCGGGAGCGGGTACTTTTAGTTTTGGTTATATTGCTTCCGACCAGTATTTCAATAATGAATTTGTAGCATTCCGTTCTGATGCTGCTTTCACTCCGCAGTTTGTAGGAAGGGTCAACAATCAAAACCTCTCTGCGTTACAGAATGTAGATTACCTGATCCTGACGGTTCCTGAAATGATGGGGCAAGCTCAGAGACTGGCAAGTTATCATCAGACGAAAAATAATTATAAAGTAGAAATAGTAGATGTCAATAAAATCTATGAAGAGTTTGGAAGCGGAAGCAAAGATCTTACTGCAATAAGGGATTTCGTAACGAAGCTCAATACCACACAAGGAAAATTAAAGTATGTGTTTATCCTCGGGGACGCTTCTTTTGATTATAAAAACAGGGTTCCCAATAATACCAATGTAGTTCCCTCCTACCAGAGTGAATATTCCTCAGATGTTATTTCCTCTTTTGTGACCGACGACTATATTGTAATGACCCAGCCCCAAACGGCATCCGTTATTGAAAATAACCTTCCGGATATTCCTGTGGGAAGGATTCCCGCAGCCAATGTCTCTGAAGCCGGTGATATGATCAGCAAAACTCTTGCCTATTATAATTCCCATTCCGGGCAATCCAGTCCTTTTGGGGAATGGCGGATGAAACTTGATTTTGTGGTGGATGATGACCGGGATGGAGGAAGTCCTTTCCATGATGTAATGAATAATACGTTGGTCAATATTTTTGAACAACCGGGGCAGCAGGATCTTAAGGAATACAATGTAAGAAAATTATATATGGACGCCTTCCCTGCTCAAAGTACTGCGGCAGGACCAAGATTCCCTCAGGTCACCCAGGGGATTACCAATGCAATCGGAAACAGCTTATATTTATTCTATTTCGGACATGGAGGAATCAATGGCTGGGCCCAGGAGAGAGTACTGACCAGTACGGAAATTCAGAATTCCAATAATTTTTCAAATATTTACAGCAGATTCCCTTTTGTTTCTACCATTACCTGTGAGTTTACGTTATGGGATGACCCTGCCACTTATTCTGCAGGCGAACAGTTTATTAAATTAAAACAGGGAGGAGCTGCCGCCATGATTACTTCCAGCCGTGCCATCGGGGTAGATTACGGACGTGATTTTACGGATATTTATACTAAAAATATCTTTAAATTAACCAATGATGATTTTGATACCCTGGGATATGCCCATTTAATTGCTAAAAAACAAAAAGGAGCCAACAGTAATCATTTAAAGGTCAACCTTCTGGGGGATCCTGCCATGAAGCTAAGCAGACCGCAAAGGCTTTTGGTGATTGATAATATTGAAACTCCCGTTCCGGGATTAATCCGTGGATTGGACTTTGTAAAAATCAAAGGTCATATCAACAATCCGAATGGTACGTTAAACAATACTTTTAACGGGAGAGTCTCCATTAATATCTTTGATAAGAGATTAAATAAAAAAACCTTAAATAACAACGGGGCCCTATCTCCTGTCTTAAATTATACAGAGGAAGGAAGTCCTATTGTAAAAGCTGCAGGTACTGCCGTAAACGGCGTATTCACTGCAGAGTTCTATGTTCCTAAAGACATCAATTATGCTGTTGGAGAAGGAAGAATATTGACCTATGCAGACAATAAGGTTACCGATGTTTTCAATAACCAGGCAGTACAGGTAGGTGATATCAATCCTAACGGAGTGAATGACAACCAGCCTCCGAAAGTAAAATTATATATGAACAATACCAATTTTGCAGACGGAGGAATTACCAATCAGAATCCAATGCTTCTTGCCTGCCTTACGGATGACACGGGAATTAATTCTACAGGATCCGGTGTGGGGCACGATATTACAGTGTATCTGGACGGGCAAATTATTAATACTGTTGTTTTAAATGATTTCTATGCTGCAGGAGAAGGAAACGGATGCCTGAATCCGGGGCTTGCCGATTATCAAAAAGGAAATGTAACCTATCCATTTAAAAATTTAGCTATTGGACAACACCAGCTCACATTTAAAGTTTGGGACATAAACAATAATTCAACAACTGCTACGTTAAATTTTGAAGTTAAGGATGAATCTGATCAGCATCTGACTATTAACCGTCCGCTGAACTGGCCTAATCCTTTTACCAATAAAACGTACATTCAGTTTGAACACAACTGTGATGACATCTTAAATGTGAATGTACAGATTTATACAATTACCGGAAGATTGGTAAGAACATTATCACAGGCGGTAGTTGCGGAACCGTTCCTGCAAGGCTTTAGAACTCCTCGCCAGGCTATAGAATGGGACGGAAGAGATGATTTTGGTTCTACAGTAGCAAAAGGTACGTATATTTTTAAGATATTTGCAAAAAGTCAAAATCAAGAAAAATGCAAAGGAAGTGCTACAGCTGTAGAAAAAATGGTACTTTTGAAATAA
- the porV gene encoding type IX secretion system outer membrane channel protein PorV, which yields MNLTTKLLLGFGLSAGFLGYSQDLGKVGPVLTGAPFLRIAPDARSGGMGDQGVVTSSDAFSQFWNAAKYPFSSSSSSIGLNYTPYMGKLTNDVFLLYAAFHKFLGQEERSTISASIYYFNMGQVDLTQLVGTEVASMGTSKPNEFSIDVAYGMKLSDSYSMAVTGRFIRSDLAGGFNTDTTLKAANSFAVDISGYYTSPRFSSIGGYDGKVNAGFAVQNLGPKLDYTGNEESRSYLPTMARLGVGYDMYLDDLNRIGISVEGSKLLVPGSEYVGIDPNTRQPRYEIPNVGVMAGIGKSFKNKNSIMYSGALEYSYDNAFSVRGGYFHESEEQGARQFATAGIGLKYRSFALDLSYLINMSKINTALDNTLRFGLTWNIGDETSNNDR from the coding sequence ATGAATTTAACTACTAAACTGCTTTTAGGATTTGGTTTAAGTGCTGGTTTTCTAGGCTATTCGCAAGATTTAGGTAAAGTAGGCCCAGTATTGACCGGAGCTCCTTTCCTAAGAATTGCACCGGATGCAAGATCAGGAGGTATGGGAGACCAGGGGGTAGTAACCTCTTCGGATGCTTTTTCTCAATTCTGGAACGCCGCAAAATATCCTTTTAGCAGCTCAAGTTCTTCCATTGGTCTTAACTATACGCCATACATGGGGAAACTTACCAATGATGTATTCTTATTATACGCTGCATTTCATAAATTCCTGGGACAGGAAGAAAGATCTACCATTTCTGCAAGTATCTATTATTTCAATATGGGGCAGGTAGACCTTACTCAATTGGTAGGTACGGAAGTAGCTTCGATGGGTACATCAAAACCCAATGAATTCTCCATTGATGTGGCTTACGGCATGAAGCTTTCCGACTCCTATTCCATGGCAGTGACAGGTAGATTCATTCGTTCTGACTTAGCCGGCGGATTCAACACCGACACCACTCTTAAAGCGGCCAACTCTTTTGCAGTAGATATTTCAGGATACTATACTTCTCCAAGATTCTCCAGTATCGGAGGTTATGATGGTAAAGTAAACGCAGGTTTTGCTGTCCAGAACCTGGGTCCTAAACTTGATTATACAGGAAATGAAGAATCAAGATCCTACCTGCCGACAATGGCAAGATTAGGAGTTGGATATGATATGTACCTGGATGACCTGAACAGAATCGGAATCAGTGTGGAAGGTTCGAAACTTTTAGTTCCGGGATCTGAGTATGTAGGTATAGACCCTAATACAAGACAACCCAGATACGAAATTCCGAATGTGGGTGTAATGGCAGGTATCGGGAAATCTTTCAAAAATAAAAACAGCATCATGTATAGTGGCGCCCTGGAATATTCATATGATAATGCTTTCTCCGTAAGAGGAGGTTACTTCCATGAAAGTGAAGAGCAGGGAGCAAGACAGTTTGCCACTGCCGGTATTGGGTTAAAATACCGTTCGTTTGCCCTTGATCTGTCTTACCTGATCAACATGTCTAAAATCAATACAGCTTTAGATAATACCTTACGTTTTGGTCTTACCTGGAATATAGGAGACGAAACATCAAACAATGATCGTTAA
- a CDS encoding 4'-phosphopantetheinyl transferase family protein yields the protein MPLYRDFSDDNATILVWKYDESENLDIHELLEPENAEKVKDYHPKKLLEVLMVRKLLKGLKPDSKILYKEREPFLSPKDAEISITHSFPFAAIAISKNKIGIDVEKFNPKILRVIDKFTYENERGFIPEDKADTFYTIIWSVKESMYKIHHSKYWSLKKNYEVKPFELKHLHKISCRVYDDQFSDEFKARVEFFDDYCFTIVEE from the coding sequence ATGCCCCTTTACCGAGATTTTTCTGATGATAATGCCACTATCCTTGTCTGGAAGTATGACGAAAGTGAAAACCTTGATATCCATGAACTTCTGGAACCTGAAAATGCCGAAAAGGTAAAAGATTATCATCCCAAAAAACTTCTTGAAGTATTGATGGTGCGCAAACTTCTGAAAGGGTTAAAACCAGATTCCAAAATTCTGTATAAAGAAAGAGAGCCTTTTCTTTCACCTAAGGATGCTGAAATCTCCATTACCCATTCTTTTCCTTTTGCTGCTATTGCTATTTCTAAGAATAAAATAGGAATAGACGTGGAGAAATTCAACCCTAAAATTTTAAGGGTCATTGATAAATTTACCTACGAAAATGAAAGAGGATTTATCCCGGAAGATAAGGCTGATACTTTTTACACCATTATCTGGAGCGTAAAGGAAAGTATGTACAAGATCCATCATTCAAAATACTGGTCTTTGAAAAAAAATTATGAAGTAAAACCCTTTGAATTAAAGCATCTTCATAAAATAAGCTGTCGTGTATATGACGACCAATTTTCAGATGAATTCAAAGCCAGAGTAGAGTTTTTTGATGACTACTGTTTTACGATTGTGGAGGAGTAG